In Clostridium sp. SY8519, one genomic interval encodes:
- a CDS encoding histidine kinase N-terminal 7TM domain-containing protein → MTNIFTNARRKILIYVLLFFGILFYSNIWRILSENMGFQGSLTASGYIALLLSWTIGLRRRILAPPIRRKLIGCAGLMIAWMFFRNCKYDYFSHLETLDRQMWYAYYIPLILIPLLCLLLALSIGEEDSFVPHRANLLWIPACALLAGILTNDLHQQAFRFRPGMAQWNTEYRYGWLYFCAVIWIGFVLSASVVILLHRSRIRHSRRQHLVPFLWILALAVYSVCYIRGPLFFSWRLIQMPEACCSLFVALIESCILIGLIPSNLSYDKFFDASSVAAQITDSGGQVMYVSETARYLNPMEKREAADSCIWLDEHTQLCGKRIAGGCVYWENDLEMIHQIRDELAEIRESLSGEKDLLVAENEMKEQWAALEEQNRLYDSMLQICRPQMNALEKLLDELEEEHDGDGFQRRLGEACICAAYIKRRSNLCLLEEREEGIAAEELALCFRESAEYLNLYGAAASFRLQGNSSCRSAYGGEYYEFFQRTVEEVLPVLAAVLITLTVTEQGTELRLSVELLEDGKLSSALYPLKRYAAEGLFFTAEEEDGVYYLSLSRKGGGR, encoded by the coding sequence ATGACCAATATTTTTACCAACGCCCGCCGGAAAATACTGATCTATGTGCTTTTATTTTTTGGCATTCTTTTCTATTCAAACATCTGGAGGATACTTTCGGAAAACATGGGTTTCCAGGGATCCCTGACGGCTTCCGGGTATATTGCGTTGCTGCTGTCATGGACCATCGGACTGCGCCGCCGGATTCTGGCACCGCCGATTCGCAGGAAGCTGATCGGATGCGCGGGGCTGATGATCGCCTGGATGTTTTTCCGGAACTGCAAATACGATTACTTTTCCCATCTTGAGACCCTGGACCGCCAGATGTGGTACGCTTATTATATCCCGCTCATTTTGATTCCCCTGCTCTGCCTGCTGCTGGCACTGAGTATCGGGGAGGAGGATTCCTTTGTACCGCACCGGGCGAATCTGCTCTGGATACCGGCCTGCGCGCTTCTGGCCGGGATCCTGACCAATGATCTGCACCAGCAGGCCTTTCGTTTCCGGCCGGGTATGGCGCAGTGGAATACAGAGTACCGGTATGGGTGGCTGTACTTCTGCGCAGTGATCTGGATCGGATTTGTTTTAAGCGCAAGTGTGGTCATCCTGCTGCACAGGAGCCGGATCCGGCACAGCCGGCGGCAGCACCTGGTTCCTTTTTTATGGATTCTGGCGCTGGCGGTGTATTCCGTTTGCTATATCCGGGGACCGTTGTTTTTTTCCTGGCGCCTGATTCAGATGCCGGAGGCCTGCTGCAGTTTGTTTGTCGCGCTGATCGAAAGCTGTATTCTGATCGGCCTGATTCCGTCCAATCTGTCTTATGACAAATTTTTCGACGCCTCTTCGGTGGCGGCGCAGATTACGGACAGCGGGGGACAGGTGATGTATGTGTCGGAAACTGCCCGGTATCTGAATCCGATGGAAAAAAGGGAAGCGGCGGACAGCTGTATCTGGCTGGATGAGCATACCCAGCTGTGCGGCAAACGGATTGCCGGCGGCTGTGTGTACTGGGAAAATGACCTGGAAATGATCCATCAGATTCGGGACGAGCTGGCGGAGATCCGGGAGAGCCTGTCTGGGGAGAAGGATCTGCTGGTGGCAGAGAATGAGATGAAAGAGCAGTGGGCGGCGCTGGAAGAACAGAACCGGCTCTATGATTCCATGCTGCAGATCTGCCGGCCCCAGATGAACGCCCTGGAAAAGCTGCTGGATGAGCTGGAGGAGGAGCATGACGGGGACGGATTTCAGCGCAGATTGGGCGAGGCCTGTATCTGTGCGGCTTACATCAAGCGGCGGAGCAATCTGTGCCTGCTGGAGGAAAGAGAAGAAGGGATTGCGGCCGAAGAACTGGCTCTGTGTTTCCGGGAATCCGCGGAATACCTGAATCTGTACGGAGCGGCAGCCTCGTTCCGTCTGCAGGGGAACAGCAGCTGCCGGAGCGCGTATGGGGGAGAATATTACGAATTTTTCCAGAGAACTGTGGAAGAAGTGCTGCCGGTATTGGCGGCGGTACTGATCACGCTGACAGTAACGGAACAGGGGACGGAACTGCGGCTGAGTGTGGAACTGCTGGAAGACGGAAAGCTGTCTTCCGCCCTGTATCCGCTCAAACGGTACGCGGCGGAAGGACTGTTTTTTACAGCAGAGGAAGAGGATGGTGTATATTATCTGAGCCTGAGCCGGAAAGGAGGGGGACGATGA